The proteins below come from a single Chryseobacterium bernardetii genomic window:
- the pcaF gene encoding 3-oxoadipyl-CoA thiolase has protein sequence MNNVYIIDYVRTPISKLQGGLSEVRADDLAAIVIKEVVARNPHVPVEEIEDVIFGCANQAGEDNRNVARMGLLLAGLPYKIGGETVNRLCASGMSAVANAFRSIAAGEGEIYIAGGVEHMTRSPYVMSKPSAAFGRDSQMYDTTFGWRFINPKMKEMYGVDGMGETAENLADMHQISREDQDKFALWSQQKATKAQESGRLAEEIVKVEIPQRKGDPIVFEKDEFIKPASSMEGLAKLRPAFRKEGTVTAGNASGMNDGAAALILASEEAVKKYGLKPKAKILGSSVAGVEPRIMGIGPVEATQKLLKRLNLSLDDMDIIELNEAFAAQALAVTRSLGLQDDDARINPNGGAIAIGHPLGVSGARIIGSAAMELQKQDKKYALCTLCIGVGQGYAMIIEKV, from the coding sequence ATGAACAACGTATACATCATAGACTATGTCAGAACTCCCATTTCAAAGTTACAGGGAGGATTATCAGAAGTAAGGGCAGACGATCTTGCAGCTATTGTTATTAAAGAAGTAGTAGCAAGAAATCCTCACGTTCCTGTAGAAGAAATTGAAGACGTTATTTTCGGATGTGCCAATCAGGCGGGTGAAGATAACAGAAATGTTGCAAGAATGGGACTTTTATTGGCTGGGCTTCCTTATAAAATAGGAGGTGAGACGGTAAACAGGCTTTGTGCTTCAGGTATGTCTGCTGTAGCCAATGCTTTCCGTTCCATTGCAGCTGGTGAGGGCGAAATCTATATTGCAGGCGGAGTAGAGCATATGACGCGTTCTCCTTATGTAATGTCTAAACCCAGTGCAGCGTTCGGGAGAGACAGCCAGATGTATGATACCACTTTCGGATGGAGGTTCATCAATCCGAAAATGAAAGAAATGTACGGTGTTGACGGAATGGGTGAAACTGCAGAAAATCTTGCAGATATGCATCAGATCAGCAGAGAAGATCAGGACAAATTTGCCCTTTGGTCTCAGCAAAAAGCTACTAAAGCTCAGGAAAGCGGAAGACTGGCAGAAGAAATTGTGAAAGTTGAAATTCCACAGAGAAAAGGAGACCCGATCGTTTTTGAAAAAGATGAGTTTATTAAACCCGCTTCTTCTATGGAAGGATTAGCAAAGCTTCGTCCGGCTTTCAGAAAAGAAGGAACGGTAACAGCCGGAAATGCTTCAGGAATGAATGATGGGGCAGCAGCTTTAATCTTAGCCAGTGAAGAAGCTGTAAAAAAATATGGGTTAAAGCCGAAAGCTAAAATTTTAGGATCTTCCGTAGCGGGAGTTGAGCCAAGAATCATGGGAATTGGACCTGTAGAAGCAACTCAAAAACTATTAAAGAGATTAAACCTGTCTCTTGATGATATGGATATCATAGAATTAAACGAAGCGTTTGCTGCACAGGCTTTAGCGGTAACAAGAAGTTTAGGTTTACAGGATGATGATGCAAGAATAAATCCAAACGGCGGTGCCATTGCCATTGGCCATCCGCTGGGAGTTTCAGGAGCAAGAATCATTGGTTCTGCAGCTATGGAACTTCAGAAGCAGGATAAAAAATATGCATTGTGTACCCTTTGTATCGGTGTCGGGCAAGGATATGCAATGATCATCGAAAAAGTATAA
- a CDS encoding acyltransferase, whose product MNIYSYHGIRPIIKPSAYIHPQAVIIGNVEIGEEVYIGPNAVIRGDWGKIIIKDGANVQENCTLHVFPNIETILEESAHIGHGAIIHSGHIGKNCLIGMNSVVMDKAYIGDESIVGALAFVPANFRCEPRKLIVGSPAKIIRDVSDEMIHWKTEGTKLYQELAREGKEAILPCEPFTEYVQQTPTKIVDYSIWDDIK is encoded by the coding sequence ATGAACATCTACTCATATCACGGAATCCGTCCCATTATAAAACCTTCTGCTTATATCCATCCGCAGGCAGTGATTATCGGGAATGTGGAAATAGGTGAAGAAGTCTATATCGGTCCTAATGCAGTTATCCGTGGCGACTGGGGAAAAATTATCATTAAAGACGGAGCCAATGTCCAGGAGAATTGTACGCTTCATGTTTTCCCGAATATAGAAACCATTTTAGAAGAATCAGCACATATTGGGCATGGAGCGATTATTCATTCCGGGCATATCGGAAAGAACTGCTTGATTGGTATGAATTCCGTGGTAATGGACAAAGCTTATATCGGTGACGAAAGTATAGTTGGAGCATTAGCTTTTGTTCCTGCTAATTTCAGATGTGAGCCGAGAAAACTTATTGTAGGAAGTCCTGCAAAAATTATCCGTGATGTTTCTGATGAAATGATTCATTGGAAAACCGAAGGAACAAAACTTTATCAGGAATTGGCAAGAGAAGGCAAAGAAGCTATCCTGCCTTGTGAGCCTTTTACAGAATATGTTCAGCAGACTCCTACAAAAATTGTTGATTACAGTATCTGGGACGATATAAAGTAA